A genomic window from Coccinella septempunctata chromosome 9, icCocSept1.1, whole genome shotgun sequence includes:
- the LOC123320695 gene encoding uncharacterized protein LOC123320695 isoform X4, translated as MSVLNQSGEEQVECPLCMEALEVDDLNFFPCTCGYQICRFCWHRIRTDENGLCPACRKAYSEDPADFIPLSKEQVAKLKADKRHRDQQRKAKLSENRKHLASVRVVQRNLVFVVGLPVRLADPELLKKHEYFGKFGKIHKVVINQSTSYAGSQGPSASAYVTYMKSDDALRAIQSVNNIMIDGRMLKSSLGTTKYCSHFMKNQPCPKADCMYLHDFGDPEASFTKEQMHAGKHQEYEKKLHDAFTSRQSTTSPPSNIGQCDKLSSCSSSPPSSQQHEGFPKSEPISTIGSKGKDGLAHSSGSSSKDSWPQLSLEKGEKTTEAKKTDQSKDKSKSNKAKSKNCPGSPSSAQASATENATSSCSGLFSDNITVKLENKGHDRENFDMEDHNKNEINGKLDLEQISNIGEIHNKQIQRDNLEKFKNGVEGQSIFGLGDSKLGLTSDNSSFFSQGFQTVNHTLNGLTSSTEEDPHQDHSARENDLNTPTGGLSDTFPSLNTSEDWVFGFENDHLEELATQATRTRQAAVPPKDSLDTLVNGISTSGNILGNIHQNVPSQNGPGGALLTGYGASKFFDDFESSRRYLDGSKLHENTIMDSLIINNSSKTNGFVNTQHFGGLTNKEVLQKGTNGLNGLDHNMSKFFMDFHKNQTQLNMLNGINSLITPPTQQQNGYYQQQQTAVQEHLLLLQQKQLEEQLRTLNIKQQQNYQYQNGFYGGREMNSSSPLPFGGRHVYNNMPVQGQTQGLGQVQPQPISIAVGQGQNKIRNPEDELDFDPFQETQKGLAELIATEKSQTQGRPHMTTQGVHMNGLIHSQSNPGLGHMPPPPPGFVQPQNSTHMNSFGSKILPFLNMSNNPQSLNSPTHNWPNGYVNPQKNISTNVNDWKNLDPAILSSSRHFPLANITAPPIREHSTYQNLTQQSLNGLANLNPQTSPTTQTQNVRPHSYMNGSTDFSTANIFSNFTQQLQQPNLNGFTTTHTNQLNNWFTNEAFSNTNITSPPGFRNSQSKQQEC; from the exons ATGTCTGTACTCAATCAAAGTGGTGAAGAGCAGGTGGAATGCCCGCTTTGTATGGAAGCACTAGAAGTTGATGATCTGAATTTTTTCCCTTGTACTTGTGGATATCAG ataTGTAGGTTCTGTTGGCATAGGATTAGAACCGATGAAAATGGGTTATGTCCAGCTTGCCGCAAGGCCTATAGTGAAGATCCAGCTGATTTCATTCCCTTATCCAAGGAGCAA GTGGCGAAATTGAAAGCTGATAAAAGACATAGGGACCAACAGAGGAAAGCAAAATTGAGTGAAAATAGAAAACATTTGGCTAGTGTTAGGGTTGTCCAACGTAATTTAGTGTTTGTGGTGGGTTTACCAGTACGTTTGGCAGATCCTGAACTCCTAAAAAAACATGAGTattttggaaagtttggtaaAATCCATAAGGTGGTTATAAATCAGTCTACTTCCTATGCAGGATCGCAGGGACCCAGTGCAA GTGCTTATGTGACGTATATGAAAAGTGATGATGCTTTACGCGCTATCCAAAGTGTTAATAATATCATGATAGACGGCAGAATGCTTAAGTCAAGTTTAGGTACCACCAAGTATTGCTCCCATTTTATGAAGAATCAACCTTGCCCCAAGGCCGATTGCATGTACCTTCATGATTTCG GAGATCCCGAGGCCAGTTTCACTAAGGAGCAGATGCACGCTGGTAAACATCAGGAGTACGAGAAGAAATTACACGACGCGTTCACCTCACGTCAAAGTACTACCTCGCCCCCAAGCAACATCGGTCAATGCGACAAGTTGTCCAGCTGTAGTTCCAGTCCCCCGTCTTCGCAACAACACGAAGGCTTCCCCAAATCGGAACCAATTAGTACGATTGGTTCTAAGGGGAAGGACGGTTTGGCACATTCAAGTGGAAGTTCCAGCAAG GATAGTTGGCCCCAGTTAAGTTTAGAAAAAGGCGAAAAAACAACAGAAGCGAAAAAAACAGATCAATCTAAGGACAAATCGAAATCCAACAAGGCCAAATCGAAAAATTGCCCCGGTTCCCCATCCAGTGCGCAGGCCAGTGCAACAGAGAACGCGACTTCTAGTTGTAGCGGTCTGTTTAGTGATAATATTACAGTGAAATTAGAGAATAAAGGACACGATAGAGAAAATTTCGATATGGAAGATCACAATAAGAACGAGATAAACGGCAAGTTAGATTTGGAACAAATTTCGAACATAGGAGAAATACACAATAAACAAATACAGAGGGAcaatttggaaaaattcaaGAACGGAGTGGAGGGACAGAGCATATTCGGATTGGGAGATTCAAAATTAGGATTAACCAGTGACAATTCCAGTTTCTTTAGTCAAG GTTTTCAAACCGTAAATCACACATTAAACGGTCTGACTTCGTCTACGGAAGAGGACCCCCATCAGGATCATTCCGCCAGGGAGAACGACCTGAACACACCCACGGGCGGTCTGTCGGACACCTTCCCCTCGCTAAACACATCCGAGGACTGGGTGTTCGGCTTCGAGAACGACCACTTGGAAGAGCTGGCCACACAGGCGACCAGGACCAGGCAGGCGGCCGTGCCGCCCAAGGATTCCCTCGACACGTTGGTGAACGGCATCAGCACGTCCGGCAACATCTTAGGAAATATACACCAGAACGTGCCCAGTCAGAACGGCCCTGGGGGGGCCCTTCTGACCGGTTACGGGGCTAGCAAATTCTTCGACGATTTCGAATCATCCAGGAGGTATCTTGATGGTAGTAAATTGCACGAGAACACAATCATGGACAGTCTGATCATAAATAATTCCAGTAAAACAAACGGTTTCGTCAATACGCAACATTTCG GCGGTCTAACAAATAAAGAGGTCCTACAGAAGGGTACGAACGGTCTGAACGGTCTAGATCACAACATGTCGAAATTCTTCATGGACTTCCACAAGAACCAGACGCAGTTGAACATGCTGAACGGCATAAATTCCCTGATAACCCCACCGACACAACAACAGAACGGCTACTATCAGCAACAACAGACGGCAGTGCAGGAGCACCTCCTGTTGCTGCAGCAGAAACAGCTGGAGGAACAGCTGAGGACCCTGAACATCAAACAGCAACAGAACTACCAGTATCAGAACGGTTTCTACGGCGGCAGGGAGATGAACAGTTCCAGTCCCCTGCCCTTCGGGGGTAGGCACGTGTACAACAACATGCCGGTTCAGGGGCAGACGCAGGGTCTGGGGCAGGTGCAGCCGCAGCCCATCAGCATAGCGGTGGGACAGGGACAGAACAAGATCAGGAATCCGGAGGACGAGCTGGACTTTGACCCTTTCCAAGAGACACAGAAGGGCTTGGCGGAGCTCATAGCCACAGAGAAAAGTCAAACACAAG GAAGACCACACATGACCACGCAAGGCGTTCACATGAACGGTTTGATACACAGTCAGTCGAACCCTGGTCTGGGGCACATGCCGCCACCACCACCGGGTTTCGTACAGCCCCAAAATTCAACACACATGAACTCGTTTG GTAGTAAAATTTTACCATTCCTAAATATGTCAAATAATCCACAGTCCTTAAATAGCCCCACACATAACTGGCCTAACGGCTATGTAAATCCACAGAAAA ATATATCGACAAATGTGAACGATTGGAAGAATCTAGATCCGGCGATCCTGAGTTCCAGTAGACATTTCCCACTAGCAAATATAACGGCGCCACCTATCAGAGAACACAGCACCTATCAGAACCTAACACAACAGTCCCTAAACGGTCTGGCCAATCTAAATCCCCAAACATCACCAACGACACAGACACAGAACGTCAGACCACACAGTTACATGAACGGAAGCACAGATTTCAGTACAGCGAACATATTCTCCAACTTCACACAACAGCTCCAACAGCCAAATCTAAACGGTTTCACGACAACACACACGAACCAACTGAACAATTGGTTCACGAACGAGGCATTCTCGAACACAAACATAACGAGCCCCCCAGGTTTCAGAAATTCACAAAGTAAACAGCAGGAATGTTGA